One genomic segment of Salinigranum rubrum includes these proteins:
- a CDS encoding helix-turn-helix transcriptional regulator: MRSAALTLALLIILSGAAPATALVPPGVDDGQEHAPAAAFATAPAVAQVESDALPSTAIQVQLRSDTDARWTVTYRYPLTGADEIEAFRTLGAEFENGQTDLGLDASVFRNLATEAAESTGRSMVIRDVAREATVERNATVANGTVTAAPTATPTPENETAAGVLRLSFTWTNFLERTDDGTLQLGDVFRTGDGGTWLSSLGDDQRLTIVTPPGYVISRTSFPIQQQNGSLIIDGPREFSEAERLSVTYRASDQAELPWTLIVGGGVAAVVVVAVAFVLVRSRDTRGGGSPEPSTGQAMTNGGESAEEQGETGSGGGAETGTGATPEPTSPDGATAGPVAGAGDDGETAGDEGDEPDPEPDFDLLSDEERVEYLLEQRGGRMKQANIVKETGWSDAKVSQLLSSMAETGRVEKLRLGRENLISLPDEGDDDGDE, translated from the coding sequence ATGCGGAGCGCCGCGCTCACCCTCGCCCTCCTCATCATCCTCTCCGGCGCGGCACCGGCAACAGCCCTGGTCCCTCCCGGTGTCGACGACGGACAGGAGCACGCACCAGCGGCCGCGTTCGCGACGGCACCGGCGGTCGCGCAGGTCGAATCCGACGCCCTGCCGTCGACCGCGATACAGGTACAACTCCGGAGCGACACCGACGCCCGGTGGACCGTCACCTACCGCTACCCGCTCACCGGCGCGGACGAGATCGAGGCGTTCCGCACGCTCGGCGCCGAGTTCGAGAACGGCCAGACCGATCTCGGGCTCGACGCCAGTGTCTTCCGTAACCTCGCGACGGAGGCCGCCGAGTCGACCGGCCGGAGTATGGTGATCCGGGACGTCGCGCGCGAGGCGACGGTCGAACGGAACGCGACAGTGGCCAACGGGACGGTGACGGCGGCACCGACGGCGACGCCGACACCGGAGAACGAGACCGCGGCGGGCGTCCTCCGGCTGTCGTTCACCTGGACGAACTTCCTCGAACGGACCGACGACGGCACGCTCCAGCTCGGAGACGTGTTCAGAACCGGCGACGGCGGCACGTGGCTCTCGTCGCTCGGCGACGACCAGCGGCTCACCATCGTCACCCCGCCGGGGTACGTCATCAGCCGCACGAGCTTCCCCATCCAGCAGCAGAACGGCTCGCTCATCATCGACGGGCCGCGCGAGTTCTCCGAGGCCGAACGGCTCTCCGTCACCTACCGCGCGAGCGACCAGGCGGAGTTGCCGTGGACGCTCATCGTCGGTGGCGGCGTCGCAGCCGTCGTCGTCGTCGCCGTCGCGTTCGTCCTCGTCCGCTCGCGCGACACGAGGGGAGGGGGCTCGCCCGAGCCGTCGACCGGCCAGGCGATGACGAACGGCGGCGAGTCAGCCGAGGAGCAGGGTGAGACCGGGAGCGGAGGCGGGGCCGAGACCGGGACGGGAGCGACGCCCGAACCGACGTCACCCGATGGGGCTACGGCCGGACCGGTCGCCGGAGCCGGCGACGACGGCGAAACGGCCGGCGACGAAGGGGACGAACCCGACCCCGAACCGGACTTCGACCTGCTCTCCGACGAGGAGCGCGTCGAGTACCTCCTCGAACAGCGCGGCGGCCGGATGAAGCAGGCGAACATCGTCAAGGAGACCGGTTGGTCGGACGCGAAGGTGTCACAGTTGCTCTCGTCGATGGCCGAGACGGGGCGGGTCGAGAAGCTCAGACTCGGCCGCGAGAACCTCATCTCCCTCCCCGACGAAGGCGACGACGACGGCGACGAGTAG
- a CDS encoding type IV pilin N-terminal domain-containing protein gives MLDRSTPHARGLAPLAGVVLVLVTFCLAATVSGAVLASGHDVSGDLSPRVSLSLAVDGDSLALTHRGGDALDVTALRLVVTVDGEPLAHQPPVPFFSARGFHPGPTGPFNSAADPRWAAGETASVRVAGTNQPTLEAGGTVTVRVYVDDALVAEASTRTAS, from the coding sequence ATGCTCGACCGCTCCACGCCTCACGCCCGCGGACTCGCTCCCCTCGCCGGTGTCGTCCTCGTCCTCGTCACGTTCTGCCTCGCCGCCACCGTGTCGGGTGCCGTCCTCGCGAGCGGTCACGACGTCTCCGGTGACCTCTCGCCCCGCGTCTCGCTGTCGCTCGCTGTCGACGGCGACTCGCTCGCGCTCACCCACCGCGGCGGCGACGCGCTCGACGTCACGGCGCTTCGGCTCGTCGTGACGGTCGACGGCGAACCGCTCGCACATCAGCCACCGGTCCCGTTCTTCTCGGCACGCGGGTTTCACCCCGGACCGACCGGGCCGTTCAACAGCGCCGCGGACCCGCGATGGGCGGCGGGTGAGACGGCGAGCGTCCGCGTCGCCGGGACGAACCAGCCGACGCTCGAAGCCGGAGGGACGGTCACCGTTCGCGTGTACGTCGACGACGCGCTGGTCGCCGAGGCGTCGACGCGGACGGCGTCGTGA
- a CDS encoding methyltransferase domain-containing protein, whose protein sequence is MGVLENKARARLFYKYLSKVYDQVNPFIWDEEMRAEALSMVDIERDDRVLDVGCGTGFATEGLLEHTDDVHGLDQSVHQMEKAFEKFGKHDKVKFYRGDAERLPFKDDTFDVVWSSGSIEYWPNPVDALVEFRRVVKPGNQVLVVGPDDPKSTVFQKLADAIMLFYDEEEAQQMFEEAGFVDIEHRVLQRQPGSPRAIVTVARAPDE, encoded by the coding sequence ATGGGAGTCCTCGAGAACAAGGCGCGAGCACGCCTCTTCTACAAGTACCTCTCGAAGGTGTACGACCAGGTGAACCCGTTCATCTGGGACGAGGAGATGCGCGCGGAGGCGCTCTCGATGGTCGACATCGAGCGCGACGACCGGGTGCTCGACGTCGGCTGCGGGACGGGATTCGCCACCGAGGGGCTGCTCGAACACACCGACGACGTCCACGGGCTCGACCAGTCGGTCCACCAGATGGAGAAGGCGTTCGAGAAGTTCGGCAAACACGACAAGGTGAAGTTCTACCGCGGTGACGCCGAACGGCTTCCCTTCAAGGACGACACGTTCGACGTGGTGTGGTCCTCGGGCTCTATCGAGTACTGGCCGAACCCCGTCGACGCGCTCGTGGAGTTCCGCCGCGTCGTGAAGCCCGGCAACCAGGTGCTCGTCGTCGGACCCGACGACCCCAAGTCGACGGTGTTCCAGAAGCTCGCCGACGCCATCATGCTCTTCTACGACGAGGAGGAGGCCCAGCAGATGTTCGAGGAGGCCGGCTTCGTCGACATCGAACACCGCGTCCTCCAGCGTCAGCCGGGGTCGCCCCGCGCCATCGTCACCGTGGCGCGCGCCCCCGATGAGTGA
- the ahaH gene encoding ATP synthase archaeal subunit H, with the protein MPRPEVLDRIKQAEQEADEIIAEAKEDREETISEARTKAERIRAEAEETADELEESRLAEARKEIEAERERLLAEGADDRQRLREEAESNVDEAVEYAIEQFEEAVHAQT; encoded by the coding sequence ATGCCGAGACCAGAGGTTCTCGACCGAATCAAGCAGGCCGAACAGGAGGCCGACGAGATCATCGCGGAGGCGAAAGAGGACCGCGAGGAGACGATCTCGGAGGCCCGAACGAAGGCCGAGCGCATCCGGGCGGAGGCCGAGGAGACGGCCGACGAGCTGGAGGAGTCACGGCTCGCCGAGGCCCGCAAGGAGATCGAGGCCGAGCGCGAGCGCCTCCTCGCGGAGGGGGCCGACGACCGCCAGCGACTGCGCGAGGAAGCCGAATCGAACGTAGACGAGGCGGTCGAATACGCCATCGAACAGTTCGAGGAGGCGGTGCATGCTCAGACCTGA
- a CDS encoding F0F1 ATP synthase subunit C, producing the protein MIDAATQLANVVLQEGASAPAIPPQAAAALAVGLAAFGAGYAERGIGAAAVGAVAEDEDLFVQGLIFTVLPETLVILALVVVFLVG; encoded by the coding sequence ATGATTGACGCTGCAACCCAGCTGGCGAACGTCGTATTGCAGGAAGGCGCATCCGCACCCGCGATTCCCCCGCAGGCCGCTGCTGCGCTGGCCGTCGGGCTGGCCGCCTTCGGTGCGGGATACGCCGAGCGTGGTATCGGTGCCGCCGCGGTCGGCGCCGTCGCGGAGGACGAGGACCTCTTCGTGCAGGGGCTCATCTTTACAGTCCTGCCGGAGACGCTCGTTATTCTCGCGCTCGTCGTCGTCTTCCTGGTCGGGTAA
- a CDS encoding V-type ATP synthase subunit E: protein MSLDTVVEDIRDEARARAEEIRTEGQERADEIVAEAEADAEQIVEEREREVERQIAQEREQALSAAKLEAKQERLEARRDALQTVREQVETELAELSGGKREELTRTLLDASAAEFDDSADVVVHGRDADEAMLVSILTDYEGFTLGADTVDCLGGVVVESETSRVQVDNTFDSLLDTVWENNLKEVSGILFDQ from the coding sequence ATGAGTCTGGACACAGTTGTCGAGGACATTCGAGACGAAGCCCGCGCGCGTGCCGAGGAGATTCGTACGGAGGGCCAAGAGCGCGCCGACGAGATCGTCGCCGAGGCCGAAGCCGACGCGGAGCAGATCGTCGAAGAGCGCGAACGGGAGGTCGAGCGACAGATCGCTCAGGAGCGCGAACAGGCGCTGTCGGCCGCCAAACTCGAGGCCAAGCAGGAACGCCTCGAAGCGCGCCGTGACGCCCTCCAGACCGTGCGAGAGCAGGTCGAAACGGAGCTGGCCGAACTCTCCGGCGGCAAGCGTGAAGAGCTCACTCGGACGCTCCTGGACGCCTCTGCCGCGGAGTTCGACGACAGCGCGGACGTCGTCGTCCACGGCCGCGACGCCGACGAGGCGATGCTCGTGTCGATCCTCACCGACTACGAGGGCTTCACGCTCGGCGCGGACACCGTCGACTGCCTCGGCGGCGTCGTCGTCGAGTCGGAGACGTCGCGCGTTCAGGTGGACAACACCTTCGACTCGCTCCTCGACACCGTCTGGGAGAACAACCTGAAGGAAGTCAGCGGCATCCTCTTCGACCAATGA
- a CDS encoding V-type ATP synthase subunit C, protein MSSSAGSSNPEYVNARVRARRSELFADEDYRKLVRMSTAEIARFMEESAYEEEINALGARHSGVDLIEYALNRNLAKQFDDILDWADGRLYDLIARYLRKFDAWNVKTVVRGIYSDASREEIESDLIRAGEFSDRLVTRLLDAGSIEEVVDVLDRTMFGPALAAAYDEYESSGVLVPLENAVDRVFYENLLSGVTWDETTQQYRDLLKAEVDFRNARNALRLARSGADIDPGEYYIEGGRLFGPAELSSLASNPDELVQRIRDSTYGDDLSEALDDIEAAESLIAFERALETALLEYSSSLGNVFPLSVSPVISYILAKEREVDNIRAIARAREAGLSPEQIEEELVIL, encoded by the coding sequence ATGAGTTCCAGTGCCGGCAGCTCGAATCCGGAGTACGTCAACGCCCGTGTTCGAGCCCGTCGGAGCGAGCTCTTCGCGGACGAGGACTACCGCAAGCTCGTGCGGATGAGCACGGCGGAGATCGCCCGGTTCATGGAGGAGTCGGCGTACGAGGAGGAGATCAACGCCCTGGGTGCGCGGCACTCGGGCGTCGACCTCATCGAGTACGCCCTCAACCGAAACCTCGCGAAGCAGTTCGACGACATCCTCGACTGGGCGGACGGGCGGCTGTACGACCTCATCGCGCGCTACCTGCGGAAGTTCGACGCGTGGAACGTCAAGACCGTCGTCCGCGGTATCTACTCCGACGCGTCGCGCGAGGAGATCGAGTCCGACCTCATCCGCGCCGGCGAGTTCTCCGACCGACTCGTCACCCGACTCCTCGACGCGGGCAGCATCGAGGAGGTCGTCGACGTCCTCGACCGGACGATGTTCGGCCCCGCGCTCGCGGCGGCGTACGACGAGTACGAGTCCTCGGGCGTGCTGGTCCCGCTGGAGAACGCGGTCGACCGCGTCTTCTACGAGAACCTCCTCTCGGGGGTCACGTGGGACGAGACGACCCAGCAGTACCGCGACCTGCTCAAGGCCGAGGTCGACTTCCGGAACGCGCGGAACGCCCTCCGACTGGCTCGAAGCGGTGCGGACATCGACCCCGGGGAGTACTACATCGAGGGCGGGCGGCTGTTCGGTCCGGCGGAACTGAGTAGCTTGGCGTCGAACCCCGACGAGCTCGTCCAGCGAATCCGCGACTCGACGTACGGCGACGACCTCTCGGAGGCGCTCGACGACATCGAAGCGGCCGAGAGCCTCATCGCGTTCGAGCGCGCGCTCGAGACGGCGCTCTTGGAGTACTCGTCCAGTCTGGGCAACGTCTTCCCCCTCTCGGTGAGTCCGGTGATCTCGTACATCCTGGCGAAGGAACGCGAGGTCGACAACATCCGGGCCATCGCACGGGCCCGCGAAGCCGGGCTCTCCCCCGAACAGATCGAGGAGGAACTGGTGATACTATGA
- a CDS encoding V-type ATP synthase subunit F — protein sequence MSQEIAVVGSPDFTTGFRLAGVRKFENVPDEEKDAQLDEAVMETLDDDEVGIIVMHDDDMDHLSRQARQAVEGSIEPVLVTLGGGAGAGGLREQIKRAIGIDLMDEDESE from the coding sequence ATGAGTCAGGAGATCGCCGTCGTCGGGAGCCCCGACTTCACCACGGGCTTCCGCCTCGCGGGCGTTCGGAAGTTCGAGAACGTCCCCGACGAGGAGAAAGATGCACAGCTCGACGAGGCCGTCATGGAGACGCTCGACGACGACGAGGTCGGCATCATCGTGATGCACGACGACGACATGGACCACCTGTCCCGGCAGGCTCGGCAGGCCGTCGAGGGGAGCATCGAACCGGTGCTCGTCACCCTCGGCGGCGGTGCCGGCGCAGGCGGCCTCCGCGAACAGATCAAGCGAGCCATCGGTATCGACCTAATGGACGAGGACGAGAGCGAATAA
- a CDS encoding ATP synthase subunit B, translating into MKKYQTITEISGPLVFAEVDEPIGYDEIVEIETPAGETKRGQVLESSKGLVAIQVFEGTTGIDRNASVTFLGETLKMPVTEDLLGRVLDGSGQPIDGGPEIVPDERRDIVGAAINPYSREYPEEFIQTGVSAIDGMNTLVRGQKLPIFSGSGLPHNDLALQVARQATVPEEEEGGDEDGSEFAVIFGAMGITAEEANEFMEDFERTGALERSVVFMNLADDPAVERTVTPRLALTTAEYLAFDKGYHVLVILTDMTNYCEALREIGAAREEVPGRRGYPGYMYTDLATLYERAGRIQGREGSVTQIPILTMPGDDDTHPIPDLTGYITEGQIYVDRNLNSQGVQPPVNVLPSLSRLMDDGIGEGLTREDHADVSDQMYAAYAEGEDLRDLVNIVGREALSERDNKYLDFAERFEDEFVDQGFTTERSIDETLDIGWDLLSMLPKEGLNRIDEELIEKYYREDETAETVEAEA; encoded by the coding sequence ATGAAGAAGTACCAGACTATCACCGAGATCAGCGGTCCGCTGGTGTTCGCCGAGGTCGACGAACCGATCGGCTACGACGAGATCGTCGAGATCGAGACGCCCGCCGGCGAGACAAAGCGCGGTCAGGTGCTCGAATCCTCGAAAGGCCTCGTGGCCATCCAGGTGTTCGAGGGCACCACCGGTATCGACCGAAACGCTTCCGTAACGTTCCTCGGCGAGACGTTGAAGATGCCCGTCACCGAGGACCTCCTCGGCCGAGTGCTCGACGGGTCGGGACAGCCGATCGACGGCGGTCCCGAAATCGTCCCCGACGAACGCCGCGACATCGTCGGCGCCGCCATCAACCCCTACTCGCGGGAGTACCCCGAGGAGTTCATCCAGACGGGTGTGTCGGCCATCGACGGCATGAACACGCTGGTGAGAGGGCAGAAGCTCCCGATCTTCTCCGGATCGGGCCTCCCGCACAACGACCTCGCGCTGCAGGTCGCCCGACAGGCGACCGTCCCCGAAGAGGAAGAGGGCGGCGACGAGGACGGCTCGGAGTTCGCCGTCATCTTCGGCGCGATGGGCATCACGGCGGAGGAGGCGAACGAGTTCATGGAGGACTTCGAGCGCACCGGCGCGCTGGAACGCTCGGTCGTCTTCATGAACCTCGCGGACGACCCCGCCGTCGAGCGGACGGTCACGCCGCGACTGGCGCTCACCACGGCCGAATACCTCGCGTTCGACAAGGGCTACCACGTCCTCGTCATCCTGACGGACATGACGAACTACTGTGAGGCCCTGCGCGAGATCGGTGCCGCCCGCGAGGAGGTTCCGGGTCGCCGGGGCTACCCCGGGTACATGTACACCGACCTCGCCACCCTCTACGAGCGCGCCGGCCGCATCCAGGGTCGTGAGGGCTCGGTCACGCAGATTCCCATCCTCACGATGCCCGGTGACGACGACACCCACCCCATCCCGGACCTCACCGGGTACATCACCGAGGGACAGATCTACGTCGACCGGAACCTCAACTCCCAGGGCGTCCAGCCCCCGGTCAACGTGCTTCCCTCGCTCTCTCGCCTGATGGACGACGGGATCGGCGAGGGCCTCACCCGCGAGGACCACGCCGACGTCTCCGACCAAATGTACGCCGCGTACGCGGAGGGCGAGGACCTCCGCGACCTGGTGAACATCGTCGGCCGCGAGGCCCTCTCGGAGAGGGACAACAAGTACCTCGACTTCGCCGAACGGTTCGAGGACGAGTTCGTCGACCAGGGCTTCACCACCGAGCGCTCCATCGACGAGACGCTCGACATCGGCTGGGACCTCCTGTCGATGCTGCCCAAGGAGGGGCTCAACCGGATCGACGAGGAACTCATCGAGAAGTACTACCGCGAGGACGAGACGGCCGAGACGGTCGAAGCCGAGGCGTAA
- a CDS encoding bacterio-opsin activator domain-containing protein — MTDALDVESGTSRPGEAREDFSDVTVVLVAAGDRLRSRATTLLTDVFGRDDVTSVGHLDDVPAETPASCLVVADDAVDDLAGVVAGYPEAAVIVLATAPSDRTTGAALDAGAADVVPVDESNRFGRLGERVAAVVAWGEFRPEATARITEELKEQAMDEAPVGITIADFSLPDRPLVYVNRAFCRTTGYSPAEALGRNCRYLQGPDTDPESVAKLRRAVDAGEPTSVELLNYRRDGSEFWNRVDIAPIENSDGEVTHYVGFQTDITARVRAEEAAERYAAAANRERERLQGLLEHIEGLLEDVTGVLVRAESRTELERGVCEQVADAPSYAYAWVGDCDLAPDTVVPKVWTEDADEMTSGDAVEDLVIDRDDTSEPVGRAVSTRTPRAGLVEGTVHAAAGVPFEGVVAVPLLHRETLYGVLVVYTHTTEVEEHELVVLGTVGRAVGAAIDAFESRRTLLTESVVELQVVVDDPTDPLVALATEAGCSLASEGFVVRDDGTILVFVSVTPPETELDAVSVPDIEEVRRIGEATETGLFEVVLPAKSNLSLVAETGGRLTDLGVDPQDGSLTLTVTVADRSTGRALLDGLREVSSSVRVGRIRERDTPPATRRGFVADVEDALTEKQRTALQLAHVGGFFEWPHGISGDELADAMGVSRSTFHQHLRAAEKKLVSRFHRDDS, encoded by the coding sequence ATGACCGACGCGCTCGATGTAGAGTCGGGCACCTCCCGTCCGGGCGAGGCGAGAGAGGACTTCTCCGACGTGACCGTCGTCCTCGTGGCGGCCGGCGATCGACTGCGTTCGCGAGCGACGACGCTCCTGACCGACGTCTTCGGACGCGACGACGTCACGAGCGTCGGCCACCTCGACGACGTTCCTGCCGAGACGCCCGCCAGTTGTCTCGTCGTCGCGGACGACGCGGTCGACGACCTCGCCGGCGTCGTCGCCGGCTACCCGGAGGCGGCCGTCATCGTCCTCGCGACGGCCCCTTCCGACCGAACGACTGGAGCGGCGCTGGACGCCGGCGCGGCGGACGTCGTCCCCGTCGACGAGTCGAACCGGTTCGGCCGGCTGGGCGAGCGCGTCGCGGCGGTCGTCGCGTGGGGCGAGTTCCGACCCGAGGCGACCGCACGCATCACAGAGGAGCTGAAAGAACAGGCGATGGACGAGGCGCCCGTGGGTATCACTATCGCGGACTTCTCGCTGCCCGACCGACCGCTGGTGTACGTCAACCGGGCGTTCTGCCGGACGACCGGCTACAGCCCCGCGGAGGCGCTCGGGCGCAACTGCCGCTACCTGCAGGGACCCGACACCGACCCCGAGTCGGTCGCGAAGCTCCGGCGTGCGGTCGACGCGGGCGAGCCGACGTCGGTCGAACTCCTCAACTACCGGCGCGACGGGTCGGAGTTCTGGAACCGCGTCGACATCGCGCCAATCGAGAACAGCGATGGGGAGGTCACCCACTACGTCGGGTTCCAGACGGACATCACGGCCCGCGTACGTGCGGAGGAGGCGGCAGAGCGGTACGCCGCCGCCGCCAACCGCGAGCGCGAACGGCTCCAGGGACTGCTCGAACACATCGAGGGGCTCCTCGAAGACGTCACGGGCGTCCTCGTCCGGGCCGAGAGCCGCACGGAACTCGAACGCGGCGTCTGCGAGCAGGTGGCGGACGCCCCCTCGTACGCGTACGCCTGGGTCGGCGACTGCGACCTCGCCCCCGACACGGTCGTGCCGAAGGTGTGGACCGAGGACGCCGACGAGATGACGAGCGGCGACGCCGTCGAGGATCTCGTCATCGACCGCGACGACACGAGCGAACCGGTCGGGCGGGCAGTCTCGACGCGCACGCCACGGGCGGGCCTCGTCGAGGGAACCGTTCACGCGGCCGCCGGCGTCCCGTTCGAGGGCGTGGTCGCGGTCCCGCTCCTCCACCGCGAGACGCTCTACGGCGTTCTCGTGGTGTACACCCACACCACGGAGGTGGAGGAGCACGAACTGGTCGTTCTCGGGACGGTCGGGCGGGCCGTCGGCGCGGCCATCGACGCGTTCGAGAGCCGGCGGACGTTGCTGACGGAGAGCGTGGTCGAACTCCAGGTCGTCGTCGACGACCCGACGGACCCGCTGGTCGCACTCGCGACCGAGGCGGGCTGCTCGCTCGCCTCGGAGGGGTTCGTCGTCCGCGACGACGGGACCATCCTCGTGTTCGTCTCCGTGACGCCGCCGGAGACCGAACTCGACGCCGTTTCCGTCCCCGACATCGAGGAGGTTCGCCGCATCGGCGAGGCGACCGAGACCGGCCTGTTCGAGGTCGTCCTCCCCGCCAAATCGAACCTCTCGCTCGTCGCCGAGACCGGCGGCCGACTGACCGACCTCGGCGTCGACCCGCAGGACGGCTCGCTCACACTGACGGTCACCGTCGCCGACCGCTCGACCGGTCGGGCGCTCCTCGACGGACTGCGGGAGGTCTCTTCGAGCGTCCGGGTGGGTCGCATCCGCGAGCGCGACACCCCGCCGGCCACCCGGCGGGGGTTCGTCGCGGACGTCGAGGACGCGCTCACGGAGAAGCAGCGAACGGCGCTCCAGCTCGCGCACGTCGGCGGCTTCTTCGAGTGGCCCCACGGCATCTCGGGCGACGAACTCGCCGACGCGATGGGCGTCTCACGGTCGACGTTCCACCAGCACCTCCGCGCGGCGGAGAAGAAACTCGTCTCGCGCTTTCACCGCGACGACTCCTAG
- a CDS encoding bacteriorhodopsin, which translates to MATPGSESIWLWLGTAGMTLGTLYFVARGWGVEDAEQQRFYIITIFITAIASAAYFAMATGFGLTQVTVNGQVLDIYWGRYADWLFTTPLLLLDLALLARASKNTIYTLVGLDVLMIGTGVIGALAASSAFVRIVWWAISTVFLLFLLYFLLRALSEAAERQTPEVRKLTTTLRNMLVVLWLAYPVVWILGTEGTIGIIPLYWETAAFMVLDLTAKVGFGFVLLRSHSILEAATQSTGAAPTAD; encoded by the coding sequence ATGGCAACTCCAGGCAGTGAATCCATCTGGCTGTGGCTCGGCACCGCCGGAATGACGCTCGGGACGCTCTACTTCGTCGCCCGCGGCTGGGGCGTCGAGGACGCGGAGCAGCAGCGCTTCTACATCATCACCATCTTCATCACCGCTATCGCCTCCGCGGCGTACTTCGCGATGGCGACGGGCTTCGGCCTCACACAGGTGACGGTCAACGGCCAGGTGCTCGACATCTACTGGGGCCGGTACGCCGACTGGCTGTTCACCACGCCCTTACTCCTCTTGGACCTCGCGCTCCTGGCGCGTGCGAGTAAGAACACCATCTACACGCTCGTCGGCCTCGACGTGCTGATGATCGGGACCGGTGTCATCGGCGCGCTCGCCGCCTCGTCGGCGTTCGTCCGTATCGTCTGGTGGGCGATCAGCACGGTGTTCCTGCTGTTCCTCCTGTACTTCCTCCTCCGCGCGCTCAGCGAGGCCGCCGAGAGACAGACCCCGGAGGTACGGAAGTTGACCACGACCCTCCGGAACATGCTCGTCGTGCTCTGGCTCGCGTACCCGGTGGTGTGGATCCTCGGCACCGAGGGAACCATCGGCATCATCCCCCTGTACTGGGAGACGGCGGCGTTCATGGTGCTGGACCTGACCGCGAAGGTCGGCTTCGGGTTCGTCCTCCTGCGCAGCCACTCGATCCTCGAAGCGGCGACGCAGTCGACCGGCGCAGCCCCGACCGCGGACTGA